The following DNA comes from Fervidibacillus albus.
TTCAACATATTCCGTACTTCGAGAGAGAAATAGAAGAATTCGGTTATGATTTTGTCAATGCGGGTGGAATTCATATCGAGCCGATGGGGTTATATTCTCAAAAATACGAAAGCTTGGATGATCTGCCTGATGGTGCGACGGTCATTATGAGTAACAGTACTTCAGACCATGGACGAATTTTATCTTTATTAGAAGATGCCGGTTTAATCACACTAGAAGAAGGTGTGGACCCACTTACGGCAACGGTGGATGATATCGCTGAGAACCCGAAAAATCTCCAATTTGACTATGATTACGCACCGGACCTGTTACCGACCATCTACAATAATCAAGAAGGGGATGTGGTCGCCATCAACTCGAACTATGCGTTGGATGCAGGGTTGAATCCGGTTGAAGATAGCATTGCCATTGAAGATGAAAGTTCTCCTTATGTAAACATAATTGCTGTACGGAACGGAGATGAAGAAAGGGAAGACATTCAAGCATTAATCGATGTGCTTCACTCGGAGGAAATCCAGCAATATATTTTAGATGAATGGAAAGGTGCTGTCGTTCCCGTAGATTAATGAAATTCAATAATCGATCGTCCCTTTATTCATGTATATAATTTGTCCTTTTTTACAACCTAAAGGTGAAGGGAAAATTGATTTGAAGGAAGGGGCGGTGTATTTAATGACAGATATCCACGGGGAAAATCCTACAGAATATGCTCTTTTAGAATATAAAAAGGGTATGGGGATATTTACGAAAAAGATGCCGGAATTAGCGAAACATTACCACGCCTACACCGAAGCTTGTTTCAAAGACGGGGCATTAACGGAACGGGAAAAACAGTTGATTGCCCTCGGTATTAGCCTTTATTCCGGTGATGAATATTGCATTATTTACCATACGAAGGGATGTTTGGACAACGGGTGTGATGAAAAGCAAATATTGGAAATTGCAGGTGTCGCATCCGTCTTCGGTGGAGGGGCGTCTATGAGCCAAACGGTAACGTTATTACAACAATCCATTTCCGACTTCAATACGAATCGTCATTGACTTCGTTATATAATTTCTCAATTAGAAAATCGTAATGAAAATTATCGGATTGAAATTTTCATACACTGTTGAAAAATTGTGATCATAAACAAATTCAATTGGAGCAAATTCACTTTAAAAAGGTAAAGCCAGTGACGTGATCACTGGTTTTTTTATATAGTGAATAAAATTCAATTTTCTCGACGTACTTTTGACAGATGAATATA
Coding sequences within:
- a CDS encoding MetQ/NlpA family ABC transporter substrate-binding protein, with the translated sequence MKKFASWFVIGLLAFLLTACGDKDEKLVVGATNEPHAMILEKAKSILEEKGIELEVQVFSKYELLNSALDNGDLDANYFQHIPYFEREIEEFGYDFVNAGGIHIEPMGLYSQKYESLDDLPDGATVIMSNSTSDHGRILSLLEDAGLITLEEGVDPLTATVDDIAENPKNLQFDYDYAPDLLPTIYNNQEGDVVAINSNYALDAGLNPVEDSIAIEDESSPYVNIIAVRNGDEEREDIQALIDVLHSEEIQQYILDEWKGAVVPVD
- a CDS encoding carboxymuconolactone decarboxylase family protein, giving the protein MTDIHGENPTEYALLEYKKGMGIFTKKMPELAKHYHAYTEACFKDGALTEREKQLIALGISLYSGDEYCIIYHTKGCLDNGCDEKQILEIAGVASVFGGGASMSQTVTLLQQSISDFNTNRH